A genomic segment from Bufo bufo chromosome 8, aBufBuf1.1, whole genome shotgun sequence encodes:
- the LOC120977144 gene encoding POU domain, class 5, transcription factor 1.2-like: MYNQQTFQPFTHSSGLMQDANCQYNMTGYPGISHHHHQPFFPFSAMKSDYGELSVQAVGDCSAQVMPWNHLPQLDPASQTLGIHGGQNPKREREETSEIKAPSPTAKCSPPTPNAPTASYYNQPWGAETFWPSTPNGGSTTAPIKPEDNGKAQGTDPVHQLPSNQSPNAALESGLSSMENSRCSSATSSVSSGHNNSTPRSMSSGGSEGICSDNEEEAPTSSEMEQFAKDLKHKRITLGYTQADVGYALGILFGKTFSQTTICRFESLQLSFKNMCKLKPLLRSWLHEVENNENLQEIISRGQVLPQAQKRKHRTSIENNVKRSLENYFLHCSKPGPQEITQIARELNMDKDVVRVWFCNRRQKGKRQVHPYLRENGGETYEVVQSLSPPNVGPFSLQQVVTSQGFAPNSLGSNPALYVPAFHKSEVFPHTVPHGMPMANHSG, encoded by the exons ATGTACAACCAACAGACCTTCCAACCCTTCACCCACAGCTCTGGGCTGATGCAAGACGCCAACTGCCAATACAACATGACCGGATACCCTGGCATCAGCCACCACCATCACCAGCCTTTCTTCCCTTTCTCTGCCATGAAATCAGACTATGGTGAACTCAGCGTGCAAGCTGTGGGAGATTGCTCAGCTCAGGTCATGCCCTGGAACCACCTGCCACAATTGGACCCTGCCAGCCAGACCCTAGGCATCCATGGCGGGCA GAACCccaagagagaaagagaggagaCATCAGAAATCAAAGCACCTTCTCCAACAGCCAAGTGTAGCCCCCCAACCCCCAATGCCCCCACTGCATCTTACTATAACCAGCCATGGGGTGCTGAAACCTTCTGGCCTTCTACCCCAAATGGTGGCAGTACAACAGCTCCCATCAAGCCTGAAGACAATGGCAAGGCGCAAGGCACCGACCCTGTTCATCAATTGCCTTCTAACCAAAGCCCCAATGCAGCCTTAGAGAGTGGTCTCTCCAGTATGGAGAACAGCAGATGTAGCAGTGCCACCAGCTCAGTGTCCAGTGGCCACAACAACAGCACCCCGAGGAGCATGTCCAGTGGGGGTAGTGAGGGTATCTGCAGCGACAACGAAGAG GAAGCTCCAACATCTTCAGAGATGGAACAGTTTGCTAAAGATCTGAAACACAAGAGAATCACCCTGGGGTACACACAAGCAGATGTTGGCTATGCTCTAGGAATCCTTTTTG GCAAAACCTTCAGTCAGACGACCATCTGTCGCTTTGAGTCCTTACAGTTGAGCTTCAAGAACATGTGCAAGCTGAAGCCATTACTGCGGAGCTGGCTGCATGAGGTGGAGAATAATGAGAATCTGCAAGAG aTCATTAGTCGGGGGCAGGTCCTGCCACAAGCCCAGAAGAGAAAACACAGAACCAGCATCGAGAATAACGTGAAACGGAGTCTAGAGAACTATTTTTTGCATTGCTCAAAGCCGGGACCACAGGAGATCACCCAGATCGCCAGAGAACTGAACATGGACAAAGAC GTGGTCAGAGTTTGGTTCTGCAATCGCCGACAGAAAGGAAAACGGCAGGTGCACCCCTACCTGAGGGAAAACGGAGGTGAAACCTATGAAGTCGTCCAGTCCCTTTCACCTCCTAACGTGGGGCCCTTCTCCCTGCAGCAGGTGGTGACCTCACAGGGCTTTGCCCCAAACTCCCTGGGTTCTAACCCTGCACTTTATGTGCCTGCCTTCCATAAGAGCGAGGTATTCCCGCACACCGTGCCTCATGGAATGCCCATGGCCAACCACTCGGGCTGA